From one Halothece sp. PCC 7418 genomic stretch:
- a CDS encoding extracellular solute-binding protein has protein sequence MGNFSWKVSVLMAIGSSFFLTSCQLVNDTSSNGNQQGFEVKFLAGSNLETFCDRAAQRLNQQNPKLETGEQFYLTCETKGSGDVVSEVVSLTEQLKNGNIDSSDPQFPTLISVDGEIYHAQLRYRVEQIFPGQNYIPNIPDAPLLANSPMVFMTTAELATDLRQQEDLFKTLVQVDNHQQLGNNSPALPINFVHTAPTRSNSGLQTLVAEFASVSGKAPEQMTVADVQTYQDQVREIESKIARYGTSTGSLAQDMVENGVFWASIASVYESLVIEANSNSNNNTRYEAVYPQDTFTSNLRAIVPQAPWVNEQEQAAAQQVIEFLRSEEIQAIATDLGLRPGVPGIPLGDKFSQQYGVNPNATYNSLRPPSPEVVEAMLKSWRDYAKKPSQVVVVVDSSGSMAGSKLPAVQSTLRTYIESLGPKEKIALIDFDNRIQSPVEVDGTPQGQQRGMQFITNLRADGGTRLYDATLQARNWLQNNYQEDAINAVLILTDGEDSGSEVSFQRLTQQLEKNSFSSDRRIAFFTVGYGKEGEFNPDVLQKMAELNGGYYRKGNPQTLSQLMSDLQLEF, from the coding sequence ATGGGTAATTTTTCTTGGAAAGTGAGTGTTCTCATGGCAATTGGCAGTTCCTTTTTCCTTACCAGTTGTCAGTTGGTGAATGACACAAGCAGCAATGGTAACCAACAAGGATTTGAAGTTAAATTTCTCGCTGGAAGTAATTTAGAAACGTTCTGCGATCGCGCAGCCCAACGCCTGAATCAACAAAACCCAAAACTAGAAACAGGAGAACAGTTTTATCTCACTTGCGAGACCAAAGGAAGTGGGGATGTTGTCTCGGAAGTGGTCTCGTTAACGGAACAACTGAAAAACGGTAATATTGACTCCTCAGATCCCCAATTTCCCACCTTAATTTCTGTTGATGGGGAAATTTATCACGCCCAGTTACGCTATCGCGTGGAACAAATTTTTCCAGGACAAAACTATATCCCCAACATTCCCGATGCGCCATTACTGGCGAATAGCCCGATGGTGTTTATGACCACAGCCGAATTAGCCACAGACTTACGTCAACAAGAAGACTTGTTCAAAACGCTAGTTCAAGTGGATAATCATCAACAACTGGGAAATAATAGTCCCGCTTTACCCATTAACTTTGTTCACACCGCACCTACACGGTCTAATTCCGGTTTACAAACCTTAGTTGCGGAATTTGCCAGTGTTTCTGGGAAAGCCCCAGAACAAATGACTGTTGCTGATGTCCAGACTTATCAGGATCAAGTGCGAGAAATTGAAAGCAAAATTGCCCGTTATGGGACTTCTACTGGCAGTTTAGCCCAAGATATGGTCGAAAACGGCGTTTTTTGGGCATCGATCGCGTCTGTCTATGAGTCTCTAGTGATTGAAGCCAACAGCAACTCTAATAATAATACTCGCTACGAAGCCGTTTATCCCCAAGACACCTTTACCTCCAACTTACGGGCTATTGTTCCCCAAGCCCCCTGGGTCAATGAACAAGAACAAGCAGCAGCCCAACAAGTGATTGAGTTTCTACGGTCTGAGGAGATTCAAGCCATTGCAACGGATCTGGGGTTACGTCCAGGCGTACCCGGTATTCCTTTAGGAGACAAGTTTTCTCAGCAATATGGCGTTAATCCCAATGCAACTTACAATTCCTTACGTCCGCCCTCTCCCGAAGTAGTGGAAGCAATGCTTAAATCTTGGCGAGATTATGCGAAAAAGCCCTCACAGGTGGTGGTTGTTGTCGATTCTTCAGGATCAATGGCGGGATCGAAACTACCAGCTGTCCAAAGCACCTTACGGACTTATATTGAAAGTCTGGGTCCAAAAGAAAAAATTGCTTTAATTGATTTTGACAATCGCATTCAATCCCCTGTGGAAGTGGATGGAACTCCTCAAGGACAACAACGGGGAATGCAGTTTATTACAAATCTCCGTGCTGATGGCGGAACGCGGTTATATGATGCGACGTTGCAAGCCCGAAATTGGTTGCAAAATAATTACCAAGAAGATGCCATTAATGCTGTATTAATTTTGACGGATGGGGAAGATTCAGGCTCAGAAGTTTCTTTTCAACGTTTAACGCAACAATTGGAAAAAAATAGTTTT
- a CDS encoding alkaline phosphatase: MIYPFSSRMGRRNFLLTVSTIISLTLAKQASRRALAHPKFSDYPFSLGVASGDPTSDSVVLWTRLISDSVTETMPIADDLIVSWQIAADPKMRNLVSSGTTIASPELAHSVHVVVEGLSSDRAYWYQFKVGNELSPIGRTRTLPDPTVSPYALKFAFVSCQNYEQGYFNPYRHLADEDLDFVIHLGDYIYEYAANTSRGFPRQHPAVECSDLATYRQRYSLYKRDRDLQAAHAAFPFICTWDDHEVENDYANTESENFEAKQTFLQRRMAAYQAYYEHLPLRPFSRPQGASMQLYRRFQFGNLAQFYLLDGRQYRSDQAGDDNGEGGGQVIDRNCPELNNPNRSLLGKEQEQWLFQALKTSETHWNVIAQPYLVSQLKQPSAEAVRVWTDGWDGYPVSRQRLLEFLHWEKIANPIFIGGDIHSFWVSDLKRDFDNPESEIVASEFVTSSISSLGVPYEQFLSYLSVNPHIKFFESRQRGYVKCTCNQQQWTSELKCVDTVETPQSQINTLASYWVENGKKGTQLSP, from the coding sequence ATGATTTATCCTTTTTCTTCTCGGATGGGACGACGGAATTTTTTATTGACCGTGAGCACAATCATTAGTTTGACCCTCGCCAAACAAGCCTCTCGCCGTGCGCTTGCCCATCCTAAATTTTCCGATTATCCCTTTTCGTTAGGCGTTGCTTCTGGGGATCCCACCTCCGATAGTGTTGTTTTATGGACTCGTTTAATTTCTGATTCTGTAACTGAGACAATGCCCATTGCTGATGATCTGATTGTCTCATGGCAAATCGCAGCTGATCCCAAAATGCGTAATCTTGTATCTAGTGGAACAACCATTGCTTCCCCAGAATTAGCTCATTCTGTCCATGTAGTTGTTGAGGGCTTAAGCAGCGATCGCGCGTATTGGTATCAGTTTAAGGTCGGAAACGAACTGAGTCCCATTGGGCGCACCCGCACCCTTCCAGACCCCACAGTTTCTCCCTATGCTCTCAAATTTGCCTTTGTCTCCTGCCAAAATTATGAGCAGGGCTATTTTAATCCCTATCGTCATCTCGCAGACGAAGATCTCGATTTTGTGATTCATTTGGGAGATTATATTTATGAATATGCAGCGAATACCTCTCGCGGATTTCCTCGCCAACATCCAGCAGTCGAATGTAGTGATTTAGCCACTTACCGACAGCGATACAGTTTATACAAGCGCGATCGCGATCTGCAAGCAGCCCACGCAGCTTTCCCCTTTATTTGTACTTGGGACGATCATGAGGTAGAAAACGATTATGCCAATACTGAATCGGAAAACTTTGAGGCAAAACAGACGTTTTTACAGCGACGCATGGCTGCGTATCAAGCCTACTATGAACATTTGCCTTTACGTCCTTTTTCCCGTCCACAGGGGGCTTCCATGCAACTCTATCGGCGTTTTCAATTCGGGAACTTAGCGCAATTTTATCTGCTGGATGGGAGACAATATCGCTCAGATCAGGCTGGTGATGATAATGGGGAAGGGGGCGGACAAGTGATCGATAGGAATTGTCCAGAACTAAATAATCCCAATCGCAGTCTTTTAGGAAAGGAGCAAGAACAATGGTTGTTTCAAGCGCTGAAAACCTCAGAAACTCATTGGAATGTCATCGCCCAACCCTACCTAGTTTCCCAGTTGAAACAGCCCTCTGCTGAAGCGGTAAGAGTTTGGACGGATGGTTGGGATGGCTATCCCGTTAGCCGTCAACGTCTGCTTGAGTTTCTCCATTGGGAAAAAATTGCTAATCCCATTTTTATTGGGGGAGATATTCATTCGTTTTGGGTGAGCGATCTCAAGCGCGATTTTGACAATCCTGAATCAGAAATTGTCGCCTCAGAATTTGTTACCAGTTCCATTAGTTCCTTGGGTGTCCCTTATGAGCAATTCTTAAGCTATTTATCCGTTAATCCTCACATCAAATTTTTTGAGAGTCGTCAACGGGGATACGTTAAATGTACCTGCAACCAACAACAATGGACCAGTGAACTCAAATGTGTGGATACGGTAGAAACTCCTCAATCTCAAATCAATACCCTTGCCAGTTACTGGGTTGAAAATGGCAAGAAGGGAACACAGTTAAGTCCATAG
- a CDS encoding metallophosphoesterase, with protein sequence MSPKRFLACAIATFCLCLVYSYSVNLATAEQLEPSQPITEENLYNPPRHDVRLVVISDLNGAYGATDYPPAVDQAMELIPDWQPDLVICSGDMVAGQNPALSKSQIQAMWQAFDDHLARPLREANLPYGFTIGNHDASSARNVNGRFLFQQERELAKDYWHHPEHDPNLEFIDRADFPFYYTFQHQDIFFLAWDGSSSYIPPEKLAWVEKALASPEAQQAKLRILLGHLPLYAVAVGRNQPGEVMDHADALRAMLEKYDVHTYISGHQHAYYPGHRGDLQLLHTGILGGGPRPLIDSDLAPKKTITVLDIDFDSPEKTTYATYDMATLELIEYDQLPRFLAGHNGIVLRRDIEGEDLTPSERAFCEQRLGAELCTP encoded by the coding sequence GTGTCTCCTAAACGATTTTTGGCTTGCGCGATCGCGACATTTTGCTTATGTCTTGTTTACAGTTATAGCGTTAACCTCGCCACTGCTGAACAACTAGAGCCTTCTCAACCGATTACCGAAGAAAACCTCTACAATCCCCCTCGTCATGATGTGCGACTGGTTGTTATTAGTGACCTTAATGGGGCTTATGGCGCAACGGATTACCCACCCGCCGTGGATCAAGCAATGGAACTGATTCCTGATTGGCAGCCAGATCTGGTAATTTGCAGTGGAGATATGGTGGCGGGTCAAAATCCCGCTTTAAGCAAATCTCAAATTCAAGCGATGTGGCAAGCCTTTGATGATCATCTGGCGCGTCCGTTACGAGAAGCCAACCTGCCCTATGGCTTTACCATTGGCAATCATGATGCTTCTAGTGCGAGAAATGTCAATGGTAGATTTCTTTTTCAACAAGAGCGTGAGTTAGCCAAAGACTATTGGCATCATCCTGAACATGATCCTAACTTAGAATTCATTGATCGCGCTGATTTTCCCTTCTACTACACCTTTCAACATCAAGATATCTTTTTCCTTGCCTGGGATGGGTCTTCCAGTTATATTCCCCCAGAAAAGTTGGCTTGGGTGGAAAAGGCGTTAGCCAGTCCAGAAGCCCAACAAGCGAAACTACGCATTTTATTGGGACATTTACCCTTATATGCAGTCGCTGTGGGACGCAACCAGCCTGGGGAAGTGATGGACCATGCCGACGCACTCAGAGCAATGCTGGAAAAATATGACGTTCACACTTATATCAGCGGTCATCAGCACGCTTATTATCCTGGACATCGGGGAGACTTACAACTGTTACATACGGGGATTTTGGGCGGTGGCCCCCGTCCGCTCATTGATAGCGATTTAGCACCGAAAAAAACAATCACGGTTCTCGATATTGATTTTGATTCCCCAGAAAAAACAACTTACGCCACGTATGATATGGCAACCTTAGAGTTGATTGAATATGATCAACTCCCTCGGTTTTTAGCGGGTCATAATGGCATTGTTTTACGGAGAGATATTGAAGGAGAGGACTTAACCCCCTCAGAAAGAGCATTTTGTGAACAACGACTGGGTGCAGAACTTTGTACGCCCTAG